taaattttattacatcaattcaaacaaatattatactATAGGATCCAAACGGGTCAGGAAGTCGGGAGTGTGAAAATAATATATCTCCAACAACAACCCAACCAATTGTGGCTGAAGAGACTGTTAATATAGTAaatcattcatatacatatatgtacatatgtcactaTTCTAATGTTTCATTGGAGACTTTTGCCAGCAAAAGCATCGAATGCAACATTGCCAACATGCTTCAATTCAGCATTTTCGCCATTGAAAGCGGTCCCGCACATTAAGCGGCACCATTTGTAAAATCGCGTTTGTCACGTCACACTCTCATTTCATCATCCGACTCGAGAAGTCATAATTGTTGGTCTTCACTCAAagtattgtttaatttaatttaaagctaTTCTAATAAAacctatttttgttaataaaaaatattactggcgcagtcggtaggatctGCGCAAAAGATCCTAAATAAAAGAACCTATTCGtctaaaatacctttttttttgtttttaaaatacacacaaccgtgtaataaaaaataatctaaaataaaaaaaaataaataaataactaattttgatatattttaaataaaatagctttTGAAGCTAGTAAAAAACACAATATatgtagtgaaaaaaaaaaaattaaaaaaaaaaaaaaactcgtgaAGGAAAAGTTTACATGCTATGGAACAGGAAGATcggatttaatgaaaaaaacagtttttggttCATCGTACAAGGCAAAAAGATTAAAACCTTAACATCGTGCATTCGGTGACTCGGAACAACGTGTTAGTGAAAGCACGTGGAAGTGGAAAAGTGAATGATATCGTTTAACATCGTGGAAAAGAATTTATatcgtacaaaaaaaaaaacaaaaaaaacaatttcattaaaacttaaacATCGTAAAATTAACATTTGATAATCCTAAACATCGTGGGAGTGGAAAAGTGAAAGAGAACGTTTAAATcgtgagaaaaattttttatcgcataaaataaaaagatcaaAACTTTAACATCGTAAATTAAACATTCGGTAACTCTAAAACAGCGTGCAGTTAAGGAACGTCGAagcgaagaaaaagaaaaaatatcgtaaagaacaaattatcgtaacaaataaaactaaattgtttaacataGAGAGTGTATAGCTAACGTAAAAGAAAGACGTGAAAAGTGAAGGAAAAATATCGTAAAGAACACATTATCGTAACAAATAGAactaaattgtttaacataGAGAGTGTATAGCCAACGTAAAAGAAAAACGTGAAAggtgaagaaaaaatatcgtAAAGAACAAATGATtgtaacaaataaaactaaattgtttaacataGAGAGTGTATAGCCAACGTAAAAGAAAGACGTGAAACGTGAAGGAAAAATATCGTAAAgaacaaattatcgtaacaaataaaactaaattgtttaacataGAGAGTGTATAGCCAACGTAAAAGAAAGACgtgaaaagtgaagaaaaaatatcggAAAGAACAAAACGAATTGTTTAACAACGAGAACGTAAAAGTGTAACGTCGAAgcgaagaaaacgaaaaaatcatcGTAACAAACAAAACGAACTAAGTTACGATCGAACAGTGgaacaaaaatatcacaatacgttaaaaataaaaataaaatagaacacataaaaaaaaagaataaaacaaaaaacggaataaaataaaatcaaaataattaatatacgataaataattcaacaaaaactcTATTCCACAACCGAATGGGGAATGTCGTAAGTGCGACTACCTACTTGGtgaaacaaaatcaaaagtCCAAAGGCAACATTACGAACGAAGGCAAACAACAAAATGGAGCGCGAAACCAGAGAAATGGCGATTCAAAACATCAAACTCATTCAACCATTTGATGGTGATCGAAACTACTTAGCACTCTTTATTCAAGGGGTCGACGCGATCATGCCACAGTCTCCTGTTATATCGGAAGAGACGAAAGTATTCTATCTACACTGTGTCATAAAAATACTCAGAGGCGCTGCATTGGACTCGGTTAGGCGAGAGCAACCACCAGATTGGATGATGCTGAGGCAGTTACTTATAGATGAATTCGGAGAACACACGGCAGTTTCAACACTAATTTTAGAAATaagcaatattaaatttaaaaacaatgttAAGCTACTATGCGAAGAGATTAATTTAGAAGTTTGTAAAGTAAAGGAtgttatcaaactaaaaaatgaaatttgttcaactaaaatatttttgtataatgaaTTAGATAAGATaagtttgaaaacattaaaaagagaATTGCCAAACTATTTAACTGCGTTAATAAACGCAAATCTTGCAACCGACCTTAAGTCggcaatcaaaatattaaaagaaaacgatgtttatgaaaataataaacaattctcTAAACAGAAAACAATTCAAAGAACTAACGCAAATTCGAAACAACCTAATTATAtgaataacaatattaatagtAATATAGAATATTTTGCAACCAATACGAATCAATTTCCAGTTCGTTCCAATtacaacactttttcaaaaaattacccATTGtccaatcaaaataattattataaaaataaaccatttttcAATGAACATAGCAATCAACAATATACTTTACAGAATAATCATTTCTCACAAGTTAGGCATACACCTTTCAATTCTGCAAACATTTATACTAATagaaacttaaataatttaaaacaagatAAAATTCATGGGTCAAACCAATCTCGATTAAGACGCTTTGGCTATCCTGAACCAATGGAACAAGATGAGGTAAATTTTCGCTTAACAGCCTCGGAAGGCCCCCcacaattgaattgaaatttaataaaaaatattataaatttttagtcgACACAGGTTCATCAGTTAGTTTAATAAAGCCTGGAATATCCAACGAAAAGATTATTTATGTTCAGCCAATAACATTAACAACAGCAATAGGAAAAATTTGTCTAAATGAAACCCAAGAATTGTTTAGCGATGAACAtatgaaaaaactgaaatttttcgtttataatttttcgaataacTACGACGGTTTACTTGGTTATAATATACTTAAGCTACTTAAAGCTAAAATCGATCTGGAAAAAAATACGATACATATGAATGGTGTTCGGTATAACTTTTTCAAGAATAAATCAAATTCTGTAAAATTTGATAATTGCCTACAAGAATTAAATATGAACGAAAATCATAACACTAAAGATAGTAAACTTAGACTTGAACATTTAAATTCAGAagagttaaataaattaaaagaactcttaaataaattttaaaatatattttataaagaagggGACAAACTCACCTTtactcataaaataaaacatagaatTTAAACGGTTCATGAAGATCCAATATATGTAAAGTCGTATAGATATCCTGAAATTCATAAATCagaagtaaacaaacaaataaaagaaatgctcgAAAATCAAATCATTTCTCATAGTAATTCCCCATATTCAGCACCAATCTGGGTGGTACCAAAGAAGTCAGATGCTTCAGGTAAAAAGAAGTGGAGGATTGTTATCGATTTTCGTAAGCTCAATAGTATTACTATCGATGATAGGTATCCCATCCCAAACATGGATGAAATTCTCGAAAAACTAGGTaggtgtatgtatttttcaacaatagaCTTAGCGCAAGGCTTCCATCAAATAGAAATGGATCCGGCAGATAggaaaaaacagctttctctACTCAGAGcggacattttgaatttttaagaatgCCATTTGGGCTTAAAAATGCTCCAGCCACCTTCCAGAGACTGATGAATACGGTTTTAGATGGTTTAATAGGGAAAGATTGTATGGTTTACTTAAACGACATTGTAGTATTCAGTACGTCATTACAGGAACACATAGAATCTCTAGACAgagttttttgtaaattaaacgaAGCAAATCTGAAAATTCAGATGGATAAAAACGAGTTTTTCAAAAGAGAAACCGAATTTCATGATCATATCATAACGCCAGAAGGTATTAAGCCTAAccctaataaaattaaagcaattttaaattatcccGTTCTTAAAacggaaaaagaaataaaacaatttcttggTTTGCCGGGATTTTAtcgtaaatttattcaaaacttttctGAAATAACTAAACCTTTGACTAACTGTcttaaaaaagacaataaaataaatagctcAGATGAGAAATTCGTGGAAGCTATAAACActataaaaatcttaattacTAATGATCCAATTCTGGCATATCCAAattatgagaaaatatttacattgacGACTGATGCGTCAAATGTGGCATTAGGGGCAGTGTTAAGTCAACAGGGACATCCAATTTGTTTTGCTAGTCGCACACTCAATGAACACGAGCTGCACTACTCAACTACTGAGAAAGAACTTTTAGCCATGGTTTGGGCTACTAAATATTTTAGACCATATTTATACGGCaggaaatttataataaatagtgATCATAGACCATTGCAATGGCTCCACAACTTAAGGGAACCAAACTCCAAGTTACAAAGATGGAAGATTCGGCTTAATGAGTATGACTTTGACGTAAAATGCATATCAGGTAAAGAAAATCGTGTAGCAGACGCTCTTTCTCGTATTAAAATTACGGaatgttttttaaatgaagaatcTGAATCTAACGTAGACACTGTTCATTCTGCCGATGAAGATTCCGaaagttttattaagataacagaGCGACcattaaatgtattcaaaaatcaaattaaattaataagagaTGGTAAAAACTCAACCACAATAACgaacgttttttttaataacctaATTGTAATTACATACAAAGAATTAACTACAGATTATATTAAAGATATAATTAAAacccatttattaaaaaataatacaacaattttttaccCAATGATACtgattttatacaatttcaaaacgtttatAAGACACTAATAACATCAAGTCGCAACAAGATTTATCGGTGTACAAAAGAATTAGAAAACATtacagattttgcaaattttaaaagtaaagtactTGAAATCCATTTAAGTGGACTTCATCAAGGTATAGAGAAGgttgcaaaatgttttaaattacagTATTATTACCCCAATTATCTTAACGAAATCACCAAAATAATAAACGAATGTGAAGTGTATCATATTTGTAACAAAATGCCGTTCAAAATTACACCGccaatttacaaaataagagaaaaatatgttatagatttttggaaatggaataatgaatattatttaacatgTATCGATTTATACTCTAAGTTTGCTATGATAGAAAAAGTTAAAGCATTGAACTGGCTGGAATCCAAAAAAGCattgctaaaaatttttaattgtatgggtcctccaaaaactttaaaaatcgaCCAAGACCAaggtttaaataatataaacattaaacaatggtgtaattcattaaatataaaagtagaaGTAACAACCGGTAAAACTGGTATAGGTGACATTGAAAGACTACATAAAACTTTGAATGAAAAACTTAGAATAATCAACACTTCAGGTGATGAAGagctaaaatatttagaaattgaacAAACACTTTTCACTTATAACCATATAATTGTTCACTCTACTACCAATGAAGTTCCATATacaatcttttttaataaagagtCACCAAAACAAGATCctcaaattattaaagaaaaaagaataaataatgtaaataaaaaccgtCAAGAAAAAGACACTGACACAAACTTTGTTAACGCAGAAGTTTCGAGGAAGAGATTAGATAAACTTAGTAATCCTTACAAAAAAGTTAGTCTTATTAAAACTGAAGAAGATGGCGAACATCATATTGTAAAGTTTAAAAgtcaaaatgtaagaaaatataaaaaccaatttaaaagaaaaaataaaactaactaaaactaaatctaagaattgaaaattatatctTATCAATCTTATCATTCCTTTTTACTTATTCATTATTACTTAATCATTTTTATATGCTAAAAACATCTTTAAATATTgtaagaattttatttaaaaaactttaacttgtaaacaaagaaaaattgcaatgaGGACATTGCATTATTTTAAGATGGGAGGAGTGACATATCCTAATGTTTCATTGGAGACTTTTGCCAGCAAAAGCATCGAATGCAACATTGCCAACATGCTTCAATTCAGCATTTTCGCCATTGAAAGCGGTCCCGCACATTAAGCGGCACCATTTGTAAAATCGCGTTTGTCACGTCACACTCTCATTTCATCATCCGACTCGAGAAGTCATAATTGTTGGTCTTCACTCAAAGTAttgtttaatgtaatttaaagcTATTCTAATAAAacctatttttgttaataaaaaatattacttacatatgtgtataaaacaAATAGTTTTAACCTTTATACTTATCTACATTTATAGGCAACGGCAATAATGAATGGCGAAAAAGAAAGGCAGAAGGAAAAGGGAAAGgtattgtaattttaattttaaaaattaaaccatttacttatttatgcaaTTAGACAATGTGATTAATTTGACAAAGCCTGAGTTTTTCTAATTAGTtccttatttttgaataaatactatttattttttatatagtttataaGTTATGATGAATTAtgaattaaaatcaataaaatgtgATATGAATTAAACTAGAACAATGTTTTTATTCATCAAAAAATGTTgggcatttatatttataatataaaaattagttgcATGAATTACATTAAATGGCGGTTTTCTCTGTTTCcgtacaatattttttacaggaaattgcagaattttcctcttggtgcaacggcacagcaacaaacacacgcagaaaattatttgcaatggctataaatatgtcagaccaaaaccacgtcatatatcactagattctgcaatgggtgctctcttggccttgcatattttggtataggatttttgcattttgtgtcattgcgcaatcttgcaagagcaagagaatgccgctattgatagttgtcaatgaaaactcatcgaaaacacacattgtcgatCCGagcgacttagattccacaacatccaaatgtgttttcataatgttttcaatgtcggtccgaacatagtattagacagctgatagtgaaatttgtttatttattaaaaaaaaacagtgaaataaaaatgaataagataaattattaatagaaattttggtatttttggaaaatcaatataaattttacgtAAAAATTCGcttattattaactacgttaaaagataatagaaaagcaatataaaactgcttacctctgatgctgcaaacgcaaaggaggcggcagacttcaagcgacatctgtcaaaaaatagcaaaaatcggccatttttgagcagtgttgcctactcaaatttggtaaattcagctaaatgcagtGATGATGAAAATAGTGTAAACATTCGTAGTGAGCGCTGAAATTTGAGGAATATTTCAAAAGACGTGTTGGAAATGGATGACCTTAAGTGAGTTGAACTATTTAGGCTGAAAAAAAAAGACACATTTtatttgtacgtacatatgcagtttcatcaaaaattttcGGATCAACAAAAGggcatttatttacattttgggGGAATGCGAAAATTAATTTGGAAATGACAAAAGACAAGGTTATCAACATTGTATTGGAAAGGTCTTCAATATAAATATGGCCCAATCGACGTTTTGTGTTGTATTAGATGAAGTACTCAACATTCTTGAGTACAGGCTATGTTCAAGATGGATTTCCATTGATTTGATCGCCAGCGAGGAAGaaaacaacatatttttttggaaaatcaaaaatttctgGTGTGGAAATGGCAGTTTATGGAACTCACGTAAAGATAATGGCACCGTCAAGAGATAAACATCTGTATTTTAACCGCAAAGGTTTCTCAAATCTGAATGTTATGGTGGTTaggctttttcaaaattaacttttcACTCAgtattctatatatacatatctgtttTTCGTATGTAGGTGTGCGACCACAAGATGCAAATACGATACGTTTGTGCTAAGTATTCCGGCAGTAGTCATGATTCTCACATATGGGATATGAGTGATTTGAATTTGTTGGTTGATTTTCGTTggtgtatttttgtttcttctctctaaattacacatttaaaacataatttaatgcgttctcaagtatttttttacataaatatgcaataCAAATGCTCCATTTTTGCCAATTTACGCAGTTCACTGATAAACGAATGGATTtcgacaaatattttcgattttgcggtttcaattatttcaaaattagcgCCATCTGTTAGCCACGGAATGTATTTTATCAAGTAGTAAGTTCAACTGCATCGAAAACTTAATTTTCGATACGGTAATAATTTTCGATCGAATTGTCAAGTATATCGATCGAAACGGATTCAATAATTAGAcccaataaatacaaaaaaagtaacatatacaacaaaaagacaaaacacaaaaaagtgcattggagcaaaaaaaaaaaatgggggtGTTTAggcaaaaatatatgcaataacCAAAACTGCAgtgacaaaacaaaaacttacaaaaaacaaaatatacaaattttacgaACGCAAAAacataaatcgggcgcgaaaagtaaaaacacctaaacaataaaacaaacaccAATCGAAACAAACGGCCGCGATCACTAAGTCTGTTATTACACGCGTCAACTcttgttgctaattctcgggcgattctcttttgctgtcgcccattacgtTCACACGAACAatttgtgttgcgcaactccgttcgagtttttttctcattctctttcatatcattttctcaaatttttgtgCTGTACGGCTACGCTACACTTAATGCCTGTTGCGTTGTTATTTGGATATTGAAGCGTGAGGATGTTAATTTACAgtgtttatgaaatttttaaaagtggtgagaataaattaatttttaaattttctgtttattaatattcgattattttaaataaatatggcgAAAAAAGTAAAGTGGACAAAAGcactaattgaaaaattaatatatttggtaGAAGCACAGGAGTAATTATAGCATAAAGTCACCGTTATATTTGGACCGGAATGTAAAAGCTGAAGCTTTTAACAAAATCTGTGAGGAGCTAAACGTGCCAAACATAAACgtgtgtgaaataaaaaaaatggaaaaatataagaaCACAATATTTACGAGAAATTCGTGAAGTGCGCAATTCACGAAAAAGCGGAGCTGGTATAAACGATTTGTATTCTCTAAagttctggtgcttctcgctgCTGCAATTTTTGGAGCAGCATACCCAAATTAGGAGGGGGAATCTAACTACGAggaaatactttattttattttattaaattttattacatcaattcaaacaaatattatactATAGGATCCAAACGGGTCAGGAAGTCGGGAGTGTGAAAATAATATATCTCCAACAACAACCCAACCAATTGACTGTTAATATAGCATATGTGTATAAAACAAATAGTTTTAAGACATTTATGAAATAATGAAtatagtaattttaattttaaaaattaaacaattttcttatttatcatttattttaagtaaataataataataaattttttcaggatcgattaatatacatatataatggaaAAGTTTGAATGAAATGTgactgaaataaaattttaaggctggcttttttaaaatacaaataatgtagatatttttatatagttctaagaaatattttttaatttaaatctgaAATGTGATACATTTAAAGACTGATTTATGAAGTCCAAATAatgtagatatttttatatatggacATTAGGGTGCACCTTAGCTATacgggagaaaaaaaaatatagcgtaCAGGGCATTACACCCCCCCAAAAGTTGCATTAGAGTATAATATTATGTTCTGCAAAAAATCTTGGCGATTGGATAATGGGAAGACGTGCCGCAACGAGGGTAAATTGAccatgttttacaaattttgaataactACGGTCACTTTACCCTCGTTGTGGCACGTCTTCCCATTATCCAATCGCCAAAATTGGTCTACTATAGGTAGTAATAGATGTCTCCCATATCTATTACTACCTATAGTAGAGTTTGATGGTAATCCTCTCTCTTCTCGTAGTACCAAAGCGAGTTCACTTTGGAGGAACACTCCTGCATCATTACATCGACCGTTACACCCAAAATCCACGTAAATGAATTTGCAGTTTGCATCAACCAAGGCCAACAAAACTATGTATACTATTTGTGCCTTTATAGTTTTGGTAAAATGCACCATCTTTTCGCGATGGCCTAAAGGTTATGTGTTAACCATCCAACGCGCCCAGGCAATTTGGAAATTGCCATTGTATTGCAAATTCATTTGCAATTGATACCAACTCTGCCTTATTGCTTGgaaactaaaattatgaaattatgtaattatttattataagaaaataaattatttatatcttCAAATATAACGCCTTCTGTCTTTTGTAAATAGCGTCACAAACTTTGGGAATAATTCTACTAATTGCTGGCTGCGAAATTTTTGACCCAAAATTtaagctttgaaattttttttagaatttttaaatttttagtttagaatgcgaaaaagtttaattttaaaccTACCCGTTGCGAGAAAACGAGGGTCAGTGACAGCTTTTCCGTTGCAGAAATTGCAGCTCGCATCACAGTATCTTGCTTCATTATGTCGTCTTGTATTGcagataatataaaattatactgCGTCTCTGACATTCTTAGACAATTTTTGTGCCCATTTACATTAATATGCAGTAGTTCCTTCATTAAAAATGAATGTGAACCTGACCTGTTTGCGCCTTGGTTGTTCTCcatactttaacccattgtcgtttctttttccttatatgtatttgggccactctatcacatatattaatcagttctgtcaattaagaaatacattttatttataagtcaaaattaaaacaaagattgTATAACAGACCTTcacatatatcacccttttcaTTATcttctgaatcaatttgtatggcttcctacatacatttcacattttctttcgcatactccattttctaaaatatttatattatattatgtatatttgtatacatatttgcgaaTTACTTatcaaaagatgaaattaaactttttaaatatattcaaaatattaatttcaaaaaaatatacgcaaatgcaactatgtactacgaaagaaagaacacgaattgttacgaataagaacacaaagagtgttgctgaacactggaaactcggcgcggttctcctctcctcgtcgccccctcgcctataaaccaagaatTGCCGCAACAAGAGTTAACGCGTGTAATAACAcactaaaagaaatatacaagcACGACACACAAGAGCgctcgatcggtatgtgtgcgctgtGTGCGCATGCGGtttactcgtgtatgggcttgtgcgcGTACCGATTCATGTGCGCGAAAATGTtcgattttttacgatcggcgagcgcgttttttttttttattttggaggGGGAATCTTCGGCAGACACCGTCATTTCTCCGGACGGTATGCACGATTCGTATTGGCCGCTGAAGCGGAGACCAATACgtctacgtactaaacccttaactccatcgtctttgcttgtttatttgccCCACGGAACCGCCGTTAAGCATTACATCGTGAGGCCAAGCTTAGCATTCGGCTCTTCATTCATCCTTCTGATTTCTCTCCGTTGCCACTCTTTCCTTCTTAACTCTTTCAGAGCTATAGCACACCACTTTCTCACACTATTCCACACTTCTTTCGATTCAGTCATGCATCGCACGATGTTATCCGGTGTCACTCTTTCCGTTATCAGTTTCTGTAGATCAGCTCTCTCCTTCTCATACCGTTGGCAGAAAAAGATGTGCAGCGCGTTTTCTCCGCTGCTGTCGCAGAAGGAACAATTCGTCCCGTCGTCATGTCCATACTTATGAAGATACTCCCTAAAACACCCGTGCCCCGTCAGAAACTGCGTCAGGTAGAAATCTGTTTCTCCATGTTTCCTCTCTATCCATGCTTGCACACTTCTAATTAGTCTGTGGGTCCATCTTCCCGTCGTAGCTGCATCCCATCGTTTCTGCCACTCATCGAGGCTTGTTTGCTTCTCATCCTTCCGTTCTTCAGCCGTTAGTCGCCTGCCCAGACTTGTAGACCTGTCATATACGCTTTTGAGTTCCGTAGCCATTATATCTGGTGGCATGATGCCTGCTAAGATCCCAGCCGCTTCGTGGGATACCGTACGAAATGCACATGTGACTTTAATGGCACCGAGCTGCATTGCACAATTCGCTTTCCTAGCATACGTCTTTTGCTGTAGCGCTGGTAACCATATCGGCGCTGCGTACATCATAATTGATTGGCTCACCTTGGCCAGTAGCATACGCCTATTTTGGCTTGGTCCACCGATGTTGGCCATTATTCTTGCAAGGGCGGCCGTTGCACGTGCTGCTTTTTCACATTCCTTTTCAATGTGCTCCTTGTAGCTGAGTCTATTGTCTATCAGTACTCCTAAATACTTCAGCGACTTCTGTGTCACGATGGTATGACCGTCGATATTTAGTTTGATGTCGTCGGGTTTTTTCCTACTTGTGATCAGCACAGCTTGTTTTTTGTCCAGCGAGTTGGAGGCTTGTTGCCGTGAGCCAGTCTTTGATTGCCGTCGCTGCATGATTGCAGAGGTTTTCGAGTTGGCCAAGTTCTTTTGCCGTTGCGATTATGGCAATATCATCCGCGTACCTGATGATCTGCACCTGCTTCGGGAGTGGGAGACGCAGTACCCCGTCATACAACACATTCCACAACAATGGGCCAAGCACCGAGCCTTGCGGAACTCCGCCCGTTACCTCATACTTTTTTTGTCCGTCATCCGTATCATACAGTAACAGCTGGTCAGACAGGTAGCTGGATATGATCTTAACTAAGTAAGCTGGGGTTTCTTTACGTTCTAGTGCACTTATAATATGGGGCCAATATGCCGAGTTGAACACGTTTTTAACGTCAAACGTGACTACTGCGCAGTATTCTTTTGTACCATACAGCCATCTGGTACCCTCTATTGCCTTGTTAGCTATGCCGGTAAGCTTCTTGATCGCATCGGACAGACCTTTCTTATCTTCTTTTTCTAAA
Above is a genomic segment from Bactrocera neohumeralis isolate Rockhampton unplaced genomic scaffold, APGP_CSIRO_Bneo_wtdbg2-racon-allhic-juicebox.fasta_v2 cluster09, whole genome shotgun sequence containing:
- the LOC126764535 gene encoding probable serine/threonine-protein kinase DDB_G0283337 is translated as MERETREMAIQNIKLIQPFDGDRNYLALFIQGVDAIMPQSPVISEETKVFYLHCVIKILRGAALDSVRREQPPDWMMLRQLLIDEFGEHTAVSTLILEISNIKFKNNVKLLCEEINLEVCKVKDVIKLKNEICSTKIFLYNELDKISLKTLKRELPNYLTALINANLATDLKSAIKILKENDVYENNKQFSKQKTIQRTNANSKQPNYMNNNINSNIEYFATNTNQFPVRSNYNTFSKNYPLSNQNNYYKNKPFFNEHSNQQYTLQNNHFSQVRHTPFNSANIYTNRNLNNLKQDKIHGSNQSRLRRFGYPEPMEQDEVNFRLTASEGPPQLN